From the Pseudomonas putida genome, one window contains:
- the mpl gene encoding UDP-N-acetylmuramate:L-alanyl-gamma-D-glutamyl-meso-diaminopimelate ligase, protein MHIHILGICGTFMGSLAVLAKELGHRVTGSDANVYPPMSTQLEAQGIELTQGYDPAQLDPAPDLVVIGNAMSRGNLAVEYVLNKGLPYVSGPQWLADHVLQGRWVLAVAGTHGKTTTSSMLAWVLEHAGMSPGFLIGGVPQNFSVSARLGGTPFFVVEADEYDSAFFDKRSKFVHYHPRTAILNNLEFDHADIFPDLASIERQFHHLVRTIPSEGLVIHPTTEQALERVIGMGCWTPVQTTGEGGQWQARLLSADGSRFEVLFEGEVQGVVDWALTGQHNVANALATLAAARHVGVVPAMGIDGLSAFKSVKRRMEKVAEVQGVTIYDDFAHHPTAIATTLDGLRKRVGEAPVIAIIEPRSNSMKLGAHRDGLPESVNDADQVIWYAPANLGWDLAATAAQCKVPSVVADSLEAIIERVKGQARPGTHVVIMSNGGFGGLHGKLAEALK, encoded by the coding sequence ATGCACATTCATATTCTCGGTATTTGCGGCACTTTCATGGGTTCGCTGGCCGTGCTGGCCAAAGAGCTCGGCCACCGCGTCACCGGCTCCGACGCCAACGTCTATCCGCCAATGAGCACCCAGCTCGAAGCCCAGGGCATCGAGCTGACCCAGGGCTACGACCCGGCTCAGCTGGACCCAGCACCTGATCTGGTGGTGATCGGCAATGCCATGTCGCGGGGCAACCTGGCGGTGGAGTATGTGCTGAACAAGGGGCTGCCCTATGTGTCCGGCCCGCAGTGGCTGGCCGACCATGTGCTGCAGGGGCGCTGGGTCCTGGCCGTGGCGGGCACCCACGGCAAGACCACCACCAGCAGCATGCTGGCCTGGGTGCTGGAGCATGCCGGCATGAGCCCGGGCTTCCTGATTGGCGGCGTGCCGCAGAACTTCTCGGTGTCGGCGCGCCTGGGCGGCACGCCGTTCTTCGTGGTCGAGGCTGACGAATACGACAGCGCCTTCTTCGACAAGCGTTCGAAGTTTGTGCATTACCACCCACGCACCGCGATCCTCAATAACCTTGAGTTCGATCACGCAGACATCTTCCCTGATCTGGCGTCCATCGAGCGACAGTTCCACCACCTGGTACGGACCATCCCGAGCGAAGGCCTGGTCATTCACCCGACCACCGAGCAGGCGTTGGAGCGTGTGATCGGCATGGGTTGCTGGACCCCAGTGCAGACCACCGGTGAAGGTGGCCAGTGGCAGGCGCGTCTGCTCAGCGCCGATGGCTCGCGTTTCGAGGTGTTGTTCGAAGGTGAAGTGCAGGGCGTGGTGGACTGGGCCCTGACCGGCCAGCACAACGTCGCCAACGCCCTCGCCACGCTGGCCGCTGCCCGTCATGTGGGCGTGGTGCCGGCCATGGGCATCGACGGCCTGAGCGCGTTCAAGAGCGTCAAGCGGCGCATGGAGAAGGTCGCTGAAGTCCAGGGTGTGACCATCTACGACGATTTCGCCCACCACCCGACCGCCATCGCAACCACTCTCGACGGCCTGCGCAAGCGAGTGGGCGAAGCACCGGTCATCGCCATCATCGAGCCGCGCTCCAACTCCATGAAGCTGGGCGCCCATCGTGACGGGCTGCCGGAAAGCGTCAACGACGCCGACCAGGTGATCTGGTACGCACCCGCCAACCTGGGTTGGGACCTGGCAGCCACGGCGGCGCAATGCAAGGTGCCAAGCGTGGTCGCCGACAGCCTCGAGGCGATCATCGAACGGGTCAAGGGCCAGGCCCGCCCGGGTACCCATGTGGTGATCATGAGCAATGGCGGCTTTGGCGGCCTGCACGGCAAGCTGGCCGAGGCCTTGAAGTGA